The Ischnura elegans chromosome 1, ioIscEleg1.1, whole genome shotgun sequence genome contains a region encoding:
- the LOC124168878 gene encoding formin-like protein 3: MCEARSAPWRIPKCSSSPIPLRWPPPSPPLPRRRSEPDLRHPHAGRGARPVPRARCVVGTVPCFLRGKASEESGEEVEATSRGADVAGSRQATHPQCPPPPTPIHRPPPPASHRSQLLPAPPFPLQTKRRPDVPSAMELAPVSSVPLFSASEVAQLRTLLRSNAAARSAPPEAPQVPQELRRWERELPPRFRRRVEARFRPEGEGVGWRRRRIRWNGDVIPPTSERFRRSQDRPQWPNPILPQICELRSPPAPRDAPSGLAPTRPGKFSLGGADDRVADPLWDGGPTVDTGGPLPPPPMYQAPPAVGSDPPVKLLAPGTWVTGPAASLLILLPTPLGDEGKGALSERQ; encoded by the coding sequence ATGTGCGAAGCCCGGAGTGCACCTTGGCGGATCCCGAAGTGTTCCTCGTCCCCTATTCCCCTTCGGTGGCCTCCCCCCTCACCCCCGCTGCCACGTCGGAGATCTGAGCCCGATCTCCGACACCCCCATGCCGGAAGAGGAGCGCGGCCGGTCCCGCGAGCGCGGTGCGTCGTGGGAACAGTTCCGTGTTTCCTCCGAGGAAAGGCGTCGGAGGAATCGGGAGAGGAGGTAGAGGCGACGTCGCGAGGAGCAGACGTCGCGGGATCCCGCCAGGCCACTCACCCCCAATGTCCGCCCCCACCGACTCCCATTCACCGTCCCCCGCCCCCTGCTAGTCATCGCTCTCAACTCCTCCCCGCCCCTCCCTTCCCGCTCCAAACTAAACGGCGACCTGACGTGCCCTCCGCCATGGAGCTCGCACCCGTGTCCTCAGTGCCCCTATTTTCGGCCAGTGAAGTGGCACAGCTGCGTACCCTTCTACGAAGTAACGCAGCTGCGCGCAGTGCTCCCCCCGAGGCCCCTCAAGTGCCCCAGGAGTTAAGACGATGGGAACGAGAGCTACCGCCGCGCTTTCGCCGGCGCGTAGAAGCGAGATTTCGTCCGGAGGGAGAGGGAGTGGGGTGGAGGAGAAGGCGGATACGGTGGAATGGTGACGTCATTCCTCCTACATCGGAGCGGTTCCGACGCAGCCAAGACCGCCCCCAGTGGCCCAATCCCATACTCCCACAAATATGCGAGCTCCGTTCTCCCCCAGCCCCTCGTGATGCCCCGAGTGGACTGGCACCCACACGCCCGGGGAAATTTTCCCTGGGGGGCGCAGACGATCGAGTGGCCGATCCATTATGGGATGGAGGCCCAACGGTGGACACTGGTGGCCCCCTTCCCCCCCCGCCAATGTACCAAGCCCCTCCAGCAGTGGGTAGTGATCCCCCCGTCAAACTGCTGGCCCCCGGTACATGGGTCACCGGCCCCGCAGCCTCATTGTTGATTCTCCTACCCACACCATTAGGCGATGAAGGGAAGGGGGCGTTGAGTGAAAGACAGTAG
- the LOC124168807 gene encoding uncharacterized protein LOC124168807 codes for MSLANTLDKVFMGVLVDRMLPWALRRKRLSFPTQKGFIPATKGCSEHNFVLQSAIEHARASFGQVAVAWLDLADASPSVPHDHILRVLREIGLPVKCVAVIEHMLRGSTMTVAASGGITNSITVTSGVRQGVPFPFYCLTLRKSLYCERFWRIALSKAFPCHDEIIRLLVAELPQWWEMRINQRVLCDE; via the coding sequence ATGTCCTTGGCTAATACGTTGGACAAAGTGTTCATGGGCGTGCTGGTGGACCGGATGCTCCCCTGGGCCCTCCGCAGGAAGCGCCTTTCCTTTCCCACCCAAAAGGGCTTCATCCCCGCCACGAAGGGCTGCAGTGAGCACAACTTCGTGCTACAGTCGGCCATAGAGCACGCGAGGGCGAGTTTTGGACAGGTGGCCGTCGCGTGGCTCGACTTGGCCGATGCTTCTCCGTCTGTGCCCCATGACCACATTTTGCGAGTGCTCCGCGAGATCGGCCTTCCGGTGAAGTGCGTCGCGGTGATCGAGCACATGCTCCGTGGCTCTACGATGACGGTAGCTGCTTCGGGTGGAATCACGAATTCGATCACCGTAACGAGTGGTGTACGCCAGGGGGTCCCCTTTCCCTTCTATTGTTTAACTTTGCGCAAGAGCCTGTACTGCGAGCGATTTTGGAGGATCGCGCTCTCCAAGGCTTTCCCATGCCACGACGAGATCATCCGTCTGCTGGTCGCTGAGCTGCCGCAATGGTGGGAGATGCGCATCAATCAGCGGGTACTTTGCGACGAGTAG
- the LOC124168950 gene encoding uncharacterized protein LOC124168950 has translation MAPVLIVAKIILQDLWLSKVGWDEVLSLELTERWQSFRSSLSKLEQISIPRWVGTKEANVSFISLHGFCDASERAYAAAVYLRVAGEGEDGYVSLLAAKTKIAPLKLVSVPRLELCAAVLLTRFLVKIVEGLQFVSVPVFCWTDSAVSLAWIRGHPSRWKTFVAHRVAEIQTSLPGAQWSYVNTKLNPTDAATRGISPDELMDSSLWWSGPPWLAGREEGWSCGKPESSGAEDSEMRMAVNHSATSLHHSGDVLQRFSSYLRLLNVMPLCLRWLHNFRDKSHKRSGFVSPEERAQALTAVIRSTQSTAFRDELAALTSGKSLKRSSPLLPLRPFCDADGLLRVGGRLRNAVLDYDEKHPIIIPKDHHFTVLLVRHAHAVTLHGGLQATAAYLAQRYWIIRSRVVVKR, from the coding sequence ATGGCGCCTGTACTAATTGTGGCCAAAATTATATTGCAAGACTTGTGGCTGTCCAAGGTAGGATGGGATGAAGTTCTATCTTTGGAACTTACTGAACGTTGGCAGAGTTTTAGGTCTTCACTATCCAAGTTAGAGCAAATCAGTATCCCTAGATGGGTAGGTACTAAAGAGGCGAATGTGTCTTTCATTTCTCTCCATGGTTTCTGCGATGCCTCTGAGAGGGCATACGCAGCAGCAGTGTATTTGCGTGTtgctggggagggggaggatggcTATGTTAGCCTGTTGGCCGCTAAAACGAAAATCGCCCCGTTAAAGCTTGTTAGTGTGCCTCGCCTTGAATTGTGCGCAGCTGTACTTTTAACTCGCTTCCTGGTGAAAATAGTGGAGGGCCTTCAGTTTGTGTCTGTGCCAGTATTCTGCTGGACAGATTCAGCAGTTTCTTTGGCCTGGATCCGTGGCCACCCCTCAAGGTGGAAGACCTTCGTGGCTCATCGCGTCGCGGAGATCCAGACGTCGCTTCCGGGGGCCCAGTGGAGCTACGTCAACACCAAGCTCAACCCAACTGATGCTGCAACCCGTGGGATCAGCCCTGACGAACTGATGGACTCCTCTCTCTGGTGGAGTGGACCACCATGGCTTGCCGGCCGGGAAGAGGGGTGGAGCTGTGGGAAACCCGAATCATCAGGTGCTGAGGATTCGGAGATGCGGATGGCCGTAAACCACTCTGCAACTTCCCTTCATCACTCAGGTGATGTATTACAAAGATTTTCATCATACCTGCGCCTGCTAAACGTCATGCCTCTGTGCCTAAGATGGTTACACAATTTCAGGGATAAAAGCCACAAACGCTCGGGGTTTGTCTCCCCCGAGGAGCGTGCCCAAGCTCTGACTGCGGTAATCAGGAGCACGCAGTCCACAGCATTCCGAGACGAACTTGCAGCCTTGACGTCTGGGAAATCCCTGAAAAGGTCCTCACCCCTGCTACCTCTTCGACCGTTTTGCGATGCGGATGGACTACTTCGCGTGGGTGGTCGGCTAAGAAATGCAGTGCTGGACTATGACGAGAAACATCCCATCATCATTCCAAAGGATCACCATTTCACCGTGCTGCTGGTGCGCCACGCACACGCAGTCACTCTTCATGGCGGACTGCAAGCTACAGCAGCGTACCTAGCGCAACGGTACTGGATCATCCGCAGCCGCGTGGTGGTGAAGCGATAA